One Halolamina litorea genomic window carries:
- a CDS encoding class I SAM-dependent methyltransferase translates to MPVPAAPTFADACERVLRDPDGEHSLYTTLAPVFDRLTDEERVAGDFEAVQAFAPESGDALELGCGVGALLAHLTDRYDRTLGIDSHHELLRFTAHRAPAAEVAVGDPLDPPTAASFDAVVAMAGPASPPVVEDPTALIETGADRLADGGTLLFRAVTDGGAVRDAVESVGVLTGSGYRLERSVTDFPAEDGIDLRMGYRATDVGESESATTSETIHVPVHDRESLRDAAENAGLENVRLLDAGGTTLLVARN, encoded by the coding sequence ATGCCCGTTCCCGCCGCGCCGACGTTCGCGGACGCCTGCGAGCGCGTGCTCCGGGACCCCGATGGCGAGCACTCGCTGTACACCACGCTCGCGCCGGTGTTCGACCGGCTGACCGACGAGGAGCGCGTCGCCGGCGACTTCGAGGCCGTCCAGGCGTTCGCCCCCGAGTCGGGCGACGCCCTCGAACTCGGCTGCGGCGTCGGCGCGCTGCTTGCCCACCTCACTGACCGCTACGACCGGACGCTCGGGATCGACTCCCACCACGAACTGCTCCGGTTTACGGCCCACCGGGCGCCCGCCGCCGAGGTAGCGGTCGGCGACCCGCTCGACCCGCCGACGGCCGCGTCGTTCGACGCCGTGGTGGCGATGGCCGGCCCCGCGTCGCCGCCGGTCGTCGAGGACCCCACGGCGCTGATCGAGACCGGCGCCGACCGGCTCGCCGACGGCGGGACGCTGCTGTTCCGGGCGGTCACCGACGGTGGCGCGGTTCGGGACGCCGTCGAGTCGGTGGGGGTGCTCACCGGCAGCGGCTACCGACTCGAACGCTCGGTGACGGACTTCCCGGCCGAGGACGGCATCGACCTCCGGATGGGCTACCGCGCCACCGACGTGGGCGAGAGCGAGTCGGCGACGACGAGCGAGACGATCCACGTGCCGGTTCACGACCGGGAGTCGCTGCGTGATGCGGCCGAAAACGCCGGACTCGAGAACGTCCGCCTGCTCGACGCCGGCGGGACGACGCTGCTCGTCGCGCGGAACTGA
- a CDS encoding hemolysin family protein produces MVDIALSLGRLFIAVVLVGLNGFFVAAEFAFVRVRATSVEQLADEGRAGAGALQDVMADLDNYLAVTQLGITLASLGLGWAGEPAIASLLEPVLGSLLPSGVVHLVAIAIGFSIITFLHVVFGELAPKTFAIAQTERLSLLLAPPMKLFYLLFYPGIVVFNGAANAFTSMLGVPPASESDETLGEREIRRVLARSGEEGDVDVAEVAMIERVFELDDTTVREVMVPLPDVISVPADATLPELRETVFEWEHTRYPVVAADDGTQVAGFVDVKDVLRASEADADGETTAGDLAREVLVVPETTTINDLLLQFQSDDQQIAAVIDEWGAFEGMATVEDVVEALVGDLRDEFDAVDREHSIRQGDAGEFDVDGGVTISAVNDALGTDLDHDAVETIAGLILSHLDRAPQRGDSVEIDGYVAEVTGVDGARIETVRITERDDDGNAENVA; encoded by the coding sequence ATGGTAGACATCGCGCTGTCGCTGGGTCGGCTCTTTATCGCCGTGGTACTGGTGGGGCTGAACGGCTTCTTCGTCGCCGCGGAGTTCGCCTTCGTGAGGGTCCGTGCCACGTCGGTCGAACAGCTGGCCGACGAGGGGCGCGCCGGTGCAGGGGCACTGCAGGACGTGATGGCCGATCTCGACAACTACCTCGCGGTCACGCAGTTGGGCATCACCCTCGCCTCGCTGGGGCTGGGGTGGGCTGGCGAGCCCGCCATCGCGTCGCTGCTGGAGCCCGTTCTCGGCTCGCTGCTCCCGTCGGGGGTCGTCCACCTCGTCGCGATCGCGATCGGCTTCTCGATCATCACGTTCCTCCACGTCGTGTTCGGCGAACTCGCACCCAAGACGTTCGCCATCGCCCAGACCGAGCGCCTCTCGCTGCTGCTCGCGCCGCCGATGAAGCTGTTCTACCTGCTGTTCTACCCCGGCATCGTCGTGTTCAACGGCGCAGCCAACGCGTTCACGAGCATGCTCGGCGTCCCGCCGGCCTCGGAGTCCGACGAGACCCTCGGGGAGCGGGAGATCCGACGCGTGTTGGCCCGCTCCGGCGAGGAAGGCGACGTCGACGTGGCCGAGGTTGCAATGATCGAGCGCGTGTTCGAACTCGACGACACGACCGTCCGGGAAGTGATGGTGCCGCTGCCGGACGTGATCAGCGTCCCCGCCGACGCCACACTGCCCGAACTGCGCGAGACCGTCTTCGAGTGGGAGCACACCCGCTACCCAGTCGTCGCAGCGGACGACGGGACGCAGGTCGCCGGGTTCGTCGACGTGAAAGACGTGCTGCGCGCGAGCGAAGCAGACGCCGACGGGGAGACGACTGCGGGCGACCTCGCCCGGGAGGTGCTCGTCGTACCCGAGACGACGACGATCAACGACCTCCTGTTGCAGTTCCAGTCCGACGACCAACAGATAGCCGCCGTCATCGACGAGTGGGGTGCCTTCGAGGGGATGGCCACCGTCGAGGACGTCGTCGAGGCCCTCGTCGGCGACCTCCGCGACGAGTTCGACGCCGTCGACCGGGAACACTCGATCCGCCAAGGCGACGCGGGCGAGTTCGACGTCGACGGCGGTGTCACCATCTCGGCGGTCAACGACGCACTCGGGACCGATCTGGATCACGATGCCGTCGAAACGATCGCCGGACTGATCCTCAGCCACCTCGATCGGGCACCGCAACGCGGCGACAGCGTCGAGATCGACGGCTACGTCGCCGAAGTGACCGGCGTCGACGGCGCCCGCATCGAGACCGTCCGGATCACCGAGCGCGACGACGACGGCAACGCCGAGAACGTCGCCTGA
- a CDS encoding NAD(P)/FAD-dependent oxidoreductase: protein MYHVVGGGIAGLAAAYSLQQRGHEVEILEGSGDLGGLAASYETAGDPIEKFYHHLSKSEQTIVGLADELGAGNRIEWRLGKNAYFVDGTAYPMDTPWEILAYPHMSLYDIFRLGMLTMEVDVRGGIPKFDTYEDMTDFEDVPIKQFLLEHTSRGVYDNFFEPLLDAKFGDRKEDVSAAWLLGRIKFRGERDLLRGEMLGYPEGGFDALLSPLVDAVGRDTVRTNTRVTDLGIEDGEVTTITAGSDGETTTEETDGVVVATMPNVLEELTGYACEIDFQGAVCAVVTMNEPLTDTYWLNVADDVPFGALIEHTNFVPPERYGGDHLLYVASYVQSDEEWLATADDDEIEDEWLDAIEGMYPEFGRENVEQFRLAKAPRAAPIYERGYLDMVVPYDLQEDVADGLYYAGMASEAQYPERSLDGGIVAGFEAAKLIDRKAD, encoded by the coding sequence ATGTATCACGTCGTCGGCGGCGGGATCGCCGGACTCGCGGCCGCCTACAGCCTCCAGCAGCGCGGCCACGAGGTCGAGATCCTCGAAGGGAGCGGAGACCTCGGCGGGCTGGCGGCCAGCTACGAGACCGCCGGCGACCCCATCGAGAAGTTCTACCACCACCTCTCGAAGTCCGAACAGACCATCGTCGGCCTCGCCGACGAACTCGGGGCCGGCAACCGGATCGAGTGGCGCCTCGGCAAGAACGCCTACTTCGTCGACGGGACGGCCTACCCGATGGACACGCCGTGGGAGATCCTCGCGTACCCCCACATGAGTCTCTACGACATCTTCCGGCTGGGGATGCTCACGATGGAGGTCGACGTTCGCGGCGGGATCCCGAAGTTCGACACCTACGAGGACATGACCGACTTCGAGGACGTGCCGATCAAGCAGTTCCTCCTCGAACACACCTCCCGCGGGGTGTACGACAACTTCTTCGAGCCGTTGCTCGACGCGAAGTTCGGCGATCGGAAGGAGGACGTGAGCGCGGCGTGGCTGCTCGGCCGGATCAAGTTCCGCGGCGAGCGCGACCTGCTGCGCGGCGAGATGCTCGGCTACCCCGAGGGCGGCTTCGACGCGTTGCTCTCCCCGCTGGTCGACGCGGTCGGCCGCGACACCGTGCGGACGAACACGCGCGTCACCGACCTCGGAATCGAGGACGGCGAAGTGACGACGATCACGGCCGGGAGCGACGGCGAGACGACCACGGAGGAGACCGACGGCGTCGTCGTGGCGACGATGCCCAACGTGCTCGAGGAGCTGACGGGCTACGCCTGCGAGATCGACTTCCAGGGCGCGGTCTGTGCGGTCGTGACGATGAACGAGCCTCTGACCGATACCTACTGGCTCAACGTCGCCGACGACGTACCCTTCGGCGCGCTGATCGAGCACACGAACTTCGTCCCGCCGGAGCGCTACGGCGGCGACCACCTGCTCTACGTCGCCTCCTACGTCCAGAGCGACGAGGAGTGGCTGGCGACGGCCGACGACGACGAGATCGAGGACGAGTGGCTCGACGCCATCGAGGGGATGTACCCCGAGTTCGGCCGCGAGAACGTCGAGCAGTTCCGGCTGGCGAAGGCTCCGCGTGCGGCGCCGATCTACGAGCGGGGCTACCTCGACATGGTGGTCCCCTACGACCTACAGGAGGACGTCGCCGACGGACTCTACTACGCCGGGATGGCCAGCGAGGCACAGTACCCGGAGCGGAGCCTCGACGGCGGTATCGTCGCCGGCTTCGAGGCCGCGAAACTGATCGA